A stretch of Flavobacterium sp. N1994 DNA encodes these proteins:
- a CDS encoding peptide MFS transporter: protein MEQDQTSDQIQNFKGKYPKQLWYLFFSEMWERFSFYGMRGMLVIFMVNQLMMDDKVANLQYGATQAFVYAFTFIGGLFADKVLGYRKSLFWGGLLMIVGSVILAIDPKQFFFFGISFTIIGTGFFKPNISTMVGKLYKDDDNRRDAGFSLFYAGVNLGALIGGYICIAVANGNLWASYVPRHLRWNYAFGFASIVMMISLLTFTQTQKSLGQIGLSPLLALDKSKRRFMEMATYIGSLVIVPIVMTMVAKTEYTDYFMFTIGPLSLVYLFYEMRTLTVAENKKLLAALVFIIFSIFFWAFFEQSGGSLSLFAANNLHNTVLGVKLDPNGVNNSANSLFVIIFAAIVGIIWLWMAKKKTEPNTVVKFGLGFLFLAGGFWVFYYTKFFADATGRTSLDLFTFGWFVITFGELCLSPIGMSAMTKLSPQKTQAVIMGMWFLASAYGQYFAGLLGANIAEASENASNIDKLNVYADGYYQLALYALIAGLILIVISPFVKKLMQEVK, encoded by the coding sequence ATGGAACAAGATCAAACTTCAGACCAAATTCAAAACTTCAAAGGCAAATACCCAAAACAATTGTGGTATTTATTCTTCAGCGAAATGTGGGAACGTTTCAGTTTCTATGGAATGCGTGGCATGTTGGTAATTTTTATGGTCAACCAATTAATGATGGACGACAAAGTAGCCAACTTGCAATATGGAGCAACTCAAGCTTTTGTTTACGCCTTCACGTTCATAGGAGGATTATTTGCTGATAAAGTTTTAGGGTATAGAAAATCACTCTTTTGGGGAGGTTTATTAATGATTGTAGGAAGTGTCATTTTAGCCATTGACCCCAAACAGTTCTTCTTTTTTGGAATAAGTTTTACCATTATAGGAACAGGTTTTTTCAAACCTAATATCTCTACTATGGTCGGAAAATTATACAAAGACGATGACAATAGGAGAGATGCAGGGTTTTCCTTATTCTACGCAGGAGTAAATCTAGGCGCTTTAATAGGTGGTTACATTTGTATCGCAGTAGCCAATGGTAATTTGTGGGCTTCTTATGTCCCTAGGCATCTTCGTTGGAATTACGCCTTTGGCTTTGCATCAATAGTGATGATGATAAGTTTGCTAACCTTTACTCAAACACAAAAAAGCCTAGGGCAAATAGGACTATCTCCATTATTAGCCCTAGATAAATCCAAAAGAAGATTCATGGAAATGGCAACTTACATAGGCTCATTAGTGATTGTTCCTATCGTAATGACCATGGTAGCCAAAACAGAATACACCGATTATTTTATGTTCACTATCGGTCCATTATCACTTGTGTATTTGTTCTATGAAATGCGAACTCTAACGGTTGCCGAAAACAAAAAACTATTAGCAGCCTTAGTATTTATAATCTTCTCCATATTCTTCTGGGCTTTCTTCGAGCAGAGTGGAGGTTCTTTAAGTTTATTTGCTGCCAATAATTTGCATAATACAGTCTTAGGTGTCAAATTAGACCCCAACGGCGTTAACAATTCTGCCAACTCCTTATTTGTAATTATCTTCGCTGCTATAGTTGGAATTATATGGTTATGGATGGCCAAGAAAAAAACAGAACCTAATACTGTTGTTAAATTTGGTTTAGGTTTTTTATTCTTAGCAGGAGGTTTTTGGGTGTTTTATTACACTAAGTTTTTTGCCGATGCAACAGGAAGAACTTCTCTAGATTTATTCACTTTCGGATGGTTTGTTATTACCTTCGGAGAGTTGTGTTTGTCACCAATAGGAATGAGTGCTATGACCAAATTATCACCCCAAAAAACACAAGCGGTTATCATGGGAATGTGGTTTTTAGCTAGTGCTTATGGCCAATACTTTGCAGGTTTATTAGGAGCCAATATTGCAGAAGCTTCAGAAAATGCATCCAACATAGATAAATTAAACGTATATGCTGACGGGTACTATCAATTGGCACTTTACGCCCTTATTGCGGGACTAATTTTAATCGTAATTTCACCTTTTGTGAAAAAATTAATGCAGGAAGTAAAATAA
- a CDS encoding ComEC/Rec2 family competence protein, producing the protein MKILQFPLARISISFILGLLFFKFYQPTPLLVFGCLFLCVLVLVILHFLDKKFPHLKIYFGILTLLLSFQIGISTSIIHKETYNNNHYTNQIYDYEKEYCVGLVINEKLKSSPKNNRYISIIKTINGKESFGKIIVNLKKTSAKKELEIGTDLIVEGKIYKNRNPINPNQFDYGRYLENQEIYGQLYTASGQIKIGKNAVTIWSIFSNFRNKIIHHLELSNIKREELNVLIALLVGQQQDIAPEVLKDYQYAGAVHVLSVSGLHVGFILLFVTFILKPIPNSKKGSFFKLLLILTSLWVFGILAGLSPSVVRSVAMFSIVAIGNQLRRTVNTYHTLLVSMLLILLFKPSFLFDIGFQLSYLALFFILWLQPILSSIWTPKNKIVRYFWDIITVSFAAQIGAMPLSIYYFHQFPGLFFITNIIVLPLLGVIMIVGLIAIIVACFSLVPYCIAKPLELLITLLNTIIHWVASFESFIIKNISFSNEMLLVSYLVIVVFILWIEKPNFNRLSIALSSILLLQSIYIFSKYNSENADELIVFNVKKHTIITEKNHNLVSVFSNDSILQSLDNNLTIQPYLVGNFCKVKKKSRLQNLLYFKNKKILIIDSSSVYLEKIKPDILIITNSPKLNLKRLLSVWKPEQIVVDGSNFKSYIKLWESTCHKEKIPFHNTNEKGFYKI; encoded by the coding sequence ATGAAAATCTTACAATTCCCTTTGGCAAGAATTTCCATTAGCTTTATTCTTGGCTTACTTTTTTTTAAATTTTACCAGCCTACTCCATTGCTTGTCTTTGGATGTTTATTCCTTTGTGTTCTTGTTTTAGTCATTTTACATTTTTTGGATAAAAAGTTTCCCCATTTAAAAATTTATTTCGGAATACTTACATTACTCCTATCATTTCAAATTGGAATTTCAACCTCTATTATTCATAAAGAAACTTATAATAACAATCATTATACTAACCAAATTTATGATTATGAAAAAGAATACTGTGTTGGATTAGTTATCAATGAAAAGCTTAAGAGTTCTCCAAAGAATAATCGCTATATTTCAATTATAAAAACTATTAATGGGAAAGAGAGTTTCGGTAAAATTATTGTAAACCTCAAAAAGACATCGGCCAAAAAAGAGTTGGAAATTGGAACTGATTTGATAGTTGAAGGAAAGATTTATAAAAACCGAAATCCTATTAATCCAAATCAGTTTGATTATGGTCGTTATTTAGAGAATCAAGAAATTTATGGACAACTATATACAGCATCTGGACAAATTAAAATCGGGAAAAATGCAGTAACTATTTGGTCTATATTTTCCAATTTCAGAAACAAAATTATTCATCATTTAGAACTTTCCAATATTAAAAGAGAAGAATTAAATGTTTTAATTGCTTTGTTAGTTGGACAACAACAAGACATTGCTCCCGAAGTATTAAAAGATTATCAATATGCGGGAGCGGTTCATGTTCTTTCGGTTTCAGGGTTGCATGTTGGATTTATCCTTTTGTTTGTTACTTTCATTTTAAAACCCATTCCTAATTCTAAAAAGGGGTCTTTTTTCAAACTCTTGTTAATCTTAACTTCATTGTGGGTATTTGGAATTCTAGCAGGATTATCTCCCTCGGTAGTTCGTTCTGTTGCCATGTTTTCTATTGTGGCTATTGGAAATCAATTGCGAAGAACGGTAAATACGTATCACACTTTATTGGTTTCGATGCTTCTGATATTGTTATTTAAACCTTCCTTTCTGTTTGATATTGGATTTCAATTGAGTTATTTGGCTTTGTTTTTTATTCTTTGGTTACAACCTATTTTGTCAAGCATTTGGACCCCAAAAAATAAAATTGTCCGTTATTTTTGGGATATTATTACCGTTTCCTTTGCAGCGCAAATTGGCGCTATGCCTTTGAGTATATATTATTTTCATCAATTTCCAGGCTTGTTTTTTATTACCAATATCATCGTATTACCGTTACTTGGAGTCATTATGATTGTTGGACTAATTGCTATTATTGTTGCGTGTTTTAGTTTAGTTCCGTATTGTATTGCAAAACCGCTTGAATTATTAATTACATTATTAAATACCATTATTCATTGGGTGGCTTCATTTGAAAGCTTTATCATCAAAAATATATCATTTTCCAATGAGATGCTTTTGGTTTCTTACTTGGTAATTGTAGTATTCATTTTATGGATTGAAAAACCAAATTTCAATCGATTATCAATTGCTTTGTCCAGTATTCTATTGCTTCAAAGCATTTATATTTTTAGCAAATACAACTCTGAAAACGCTGACGAATTGATTGTTTTTAATGTAAAGAAACACACTATTATTACTGAAAAGAATCACAATCTGGTTAGTGTTTTTAGCAATGATAGCATTCTTCAATCTTTAGACAACAACTTAACTATTCAGCCTTATTTGGTTGGGAATTTTTGTAAAGTAAAAAAGAAAAGTAGGCTTCAAAATTTGCTTTATTTTAAAAACAAAAAAATACTAATTATAGATAGTTCAAGTGTCTATTTAGAAAAAATAAAACCTGATATTTTGATTATTACTAACTCGCCCAAACTGAACTTAAAAAGACTTTTATCTGTATGGAAACCGGAACAAATTGTGGTGGATGGTTCTAATTTTAAGAGTTATATTAAACTTTGGGAGTCTACCTGTCATAAAGAAAAAATCCCTTTTCATAATACTAATGAAAAGGGATTTTATAAAATTTAA
- a CDS encoding tetratricopeptide repeat protein, with protein MKAIIFMIGILFISSANAQKFDCSSKIAAYQELYQAKKIAESFDIWNEVKKNCPKENEGIYKDGIQILQYKIDNAKADEEKEKLVRDLLKLYDQYNKNFPLATPSFQADKAMALVNNKIEAKEEIFNLLDTAFLSASKNITDANTIFTYFSMYCERFTNGDKKITSNLVLEKFTQATSMLNELTISNPTKANEYKTALKGVNALAKDLATCENLDAFYTKNYASNQDNTDWLTTALINLSEKCSAKPIFTTLTEKLYSIKVTAQSANFMALSNLKQRKFTEAIKFYNESAELQTNPIEKAKIYYNLATGLLANDNSKSKEYLNKALALDPKMGKAYLFLAQLYANSTDECGRTEFEKKSVYYLAAETVKKAGVAEPRLKPTSDKMSSDFAKKSVTQDDIKNAKMAGKSLNIGCWINETVTFPSK; from the coding sequence ATGAAAGCAATTATTTTTATGATTGGTATTTTATTTATATCAAGTGCCAATGCCCAAAAGTTTGATTGTTCTTCAAAAATAGCAGCCTATCAAGAGCTTTATCAAGCCAAAAAAATAGCTGAATCGTTCGATATTTGGAACGAAGTGAAAAAAAATTGTCCTAAAGAAAATGAAGGTATTTATAAAGATGGAATCCAAATTCTTCAATATAAAATTGACAATGCAAAAGCAGATGAGGAGAAAGAAAAGTTAGTTCGTGATTTATTAAAATTGTATGATCAATACAATAAAAACTTCCCATTAGCTACTCCAAGTTTTCAAGCAGACAAGGCAATGGCACTTGTCAATAATAAGATTGAGGCTAAAGAAGAAATTTTCAATTTATTAGACACCGCATTTTTAAGTGCTTCAAAAAACATCACAGACGCGAACACCATCTTTACTTATTTTAGTATGTATTGTGAAAGGTTCACTAACGGCGACAAAAAAATCACTTCCAATTTAGTCTTAGAAAAATTCACTCAAGCCACTTCTATGCTGAATGAATTAACCATTTCTAACCCAACAAAAGCAAATGAGTATAAAACTGCGTTAAAAGGAGTTAATGCTTTGGCAAAAGATTTGGCGACTTGTGAAAACCTTGATGCATTTTACACAAAAAATTATGCAAGCAATCAAGACAATACAGATTGGCTTACGACAGCATTAATCAATTTATCGGAAAAATGTAGTGCCAAACCTATTTTTACTACCCTTACCGAAAAATTATATTCGATAAAAGTAACAGCGCAGTCAGCTAATTTTATGGCATTAAGCAACCTTAAACAGAGAAAGTTTACCGAGGCAATTAAATTCTATAATGAATCTGCAGAATTGCAAACCAATCCAATAGAGAAAGCCAAGATATATTATAATCTTGCTACAGGTTTGTTGGCCAATGACAATTCGAAATCAAAAGAATACTTAAACAAAGCCTTAGCTCTTGACCCTAAAATGGGAAAGGCTTATTTGTTTTTAGCACAATTGTATGCCAATAGCACTGATGAATGTGGTAGAACCGAGTTTGAAAAAAAGTCCGTATACTATTTAGCTGCTGAAACGGTTAAAAAAGCTGGTGTTGCCGAACCAAGATTAAAACCAACATCAGACAAAATGAGTAGCGATTTTGCAAAAAAATCAGTGACTCAAGATGATATTAAGAACGCTAAGATGGCCGGAAAATCTTTGAATATTGGATGTTGGATAAATGAAACTGTTACTTTTCCATCCAAATAA
- a CDS encoding acyltransferase family protein yields the protein MYLVSISAIVLIVFIMSNWKLEVTIIEFFKELFYWGTFTMLSTPPINNSQLTEIINAGVVWSLPYEWWFYFSLPIISLLILRKGTSKFYMIMSLLFVVGFYKYKGLSSYHVLSFVGGAIAPFIIKYGQTKIKFNSIIFSIILLVCLAFILFLPITDKYTRKVLTIVVFNLIALGNSVFGILKSATLKFLGEISYSTYLIHGIIIFTVMYFYFGLETAANLSATEFCLTIFSITPIVVFISFLSFKNIEKPCMNFSKRINVDKIKHRITGGLIPQRVPKK from the coding sequence ATGTATCTTGTTTCTATATCCGCAATAGTGCTAATTGTATTTATAATGAGTAATTGGAAATTGGAAGTGACGATCATCGAATTTTTTAAAGAACTATTTTACTGGGGAACTTTTACCATGCTTAGCACCCCTCCCATAAATAATTCGCAATTAACTGAAATTATAAATGCTGGCGTGGTTTGGTCCTTACCTTATGAATGGTGGTTTTATTTTAGTTTACCTATTATTTCCCTTTTAATCTTAAGAAAAGGCACCTCAAAATTCTATATGATTATGAGCTTGCTTTTTGTTGTTGGTTTTTACAAATACAAAGGGTTATCATCGTATCATGTTCTTTCGTTTGTTGGTGGCGCCATAGCTCCATTTATAATCAAGTATGGTCAAACAAAAATAAAATTCAACTCCATTATTTTTAGTATTATACTATTAGTTTGTTTAGCATTCATTTTATTTTTACCTATTACGGATAAATATACACGCAAAGTTTTAACCATTGTTGTTTTCAATTTGATCGCTTTAGGCAATAGTGTTTTTGGGATTCTAAAAAGTGCTACTTTAAAATTTTTAGGTGAGATATCTTATAGTACCTACTTAATTCACGGTATTATTATTTTTACGGTGATGTATTTCTATTTCGGTTTAGAAACAGCTGCCAATTTATCCGCTACAGAATTTTGTTTAACCATATTTAGTATAACTCCGATTGTTGTTTTTATAAGCTTTTTATCATTTAAAAACATTGAGAAACCCTGTATGAATTTTTCGAAAAGAATTAATGTTGACAAAATAAAACATCGGATAACAGGGGGTTTGATTCCACAGAGGGTTCCGAAGAAATAG
- a CDS encoding hemolysin family protein, with protein sequence MEIGIIILCLILSAFFSGMEIAFVSSNKIYLEIEKKQDDFISKILTKLTQKPSKFIATMLVGNNVSMVVYGFFMGDLLMHWFATFGYKFSDLSNLLLQTTISTLIVLMTSEFLPKVFFQIYANSFMKFFALPAYFFYKLFYYISSFMIWISDYVLRKFFKTEGDQINLSFSKIELGNYISEQMNAVQDHETVDSEIQIFQNALEFSGVKARDIMTPRTELVAVDLYSSVVDLRELFIATGYSKILVYINTLDDIVGYVHSFELFKKPRSIKSIMIAVEFVPETILIKDAMNLLTKKRKSVAVILDEYGGTSGIVTIEDIVEELFGEIEDEHDSDEELIENKIDESNYIFSTRLDVEYLNEEYKLNIPESDSYGTLGGFIVDFSKEIPQKGDQITIGNFQFIIEEATNKKIELVKMTVLD encoded by the coding sequence ATGGAAATCGGAATCATCATCCTATGCTTGATACTTTCCGCATTTTTCTCTGGAATGGAGATTGCTTTTGTTTCCTCCAATAAAATTTATCTTGAAATTGAAAAAAAACAAGACGATTTTATTTCCAAAATCCTTACCAAACTTACCCAAAAACCTTCCAAATTTATTGCTACGATGCTTGTTGGCAACAATGTGTCCATGGTCGTTTATGGTTTTTTTATGGGTGATTTGTTGATGCACTGGTTTGCTACCTTTGGATACAAATTTTCGGATTTATCCAATTTACTTTTACAAACTACGATTTCTACTTTAATCGTTTTGATGACCTCTGAATTTTTGCCGAAAGTTTTTTTTCAGATTTATGCCAATAGCTTTATGAAGTTTTTTGCTTTGCCGGCTTATTTCTTCTATAAACTTTTCTATTATATTTCCTCATTTATGATTTGGATTTCCGATTATGTTTTGCGCAAATTTTTCAAAACTGAAGGAGATCAAATTAATTTGTCATTTAGTAAAATCGAATTAGGAAATTATATTTCTGAGCAAATGAATGCTGTGCAAGACCATGAAACAGTAGATTCTGAAATACAGATTTTTCAAAATGCGCTTGAATTTTCTGGAGTAAAAGCACGAGACATCATGACTCCTCGAACGGAATTAGTGGCCGTTGATTTATACAGTTCTGTCGTTGATTTGAGAGAACTTTTTATAGCAACTGGGTATTCTAAAATTTTGGTTTATATCAATACCCTTGATGATATTGTAGGCTATGTTCATTCCTTTGAGTTGTTCAAAAAACCAAGAAGTATCAAGTCGATTATGATTGCAGTCGAATTTGTTCCGGAAACCATTTTGATCAAAGATGCCATGAATTTGTTGACAAAAAAACGTAAAAGTGTTGCTGTTATTTTGGATGAATATGGCGGTACTTCGGGCATTGTAACTATCGAAGATATAGTGGAAGAATTGTTTGGTGAAATTGAAGACGAACACGATTCTGACGAAGAATTGATTGAAAACAAGATCGATGAATCGAATTATATATTTTCCACTCGATTAGATGTTGAATATCTTAATGAAGAATATAAACTCAATATTCCCGAAAGTGATTCTTATGGAACACTGGGTGGATTTATCGTTGATTTCTCGAAAGAAATTCCACAAAAAGGAGATCAAATTACTATTGGTAACTTCCAATTTATCATTGAAGAAGCTACGAATAAGAAGATCGAATTAGTAAAAATGACGGTATTGGATTAA
- the lptC gene encoding LPS export ABC transporter periplasmic protein LptC encodes MKHLTRNSVPFITAFLFCFLILGCEGNFRDVQKMGFAEFSPSGDADDIDLKYTDSGRITANLISPKMLDYSTVEYPFTEFPKGIHLTLYDKKGKETYINAKYAVSHKATNIIDLQDSVKISNQNGDMLETEQLYYDQKNEWFFTEKKFKFTSPKGVSYGEGIDFSKDFKKVNSQKISGEVQSE; translated from the coding sequence ATGAAACACCTTACTAGAAATAGTGTCCCTTTTATAACGGCATTCCTCTTTTGTTTTTTGATATTAGGATGCGAGGGTAATTTTCGCGATGTTCAAAAAATGGGGTTTGCTGAATTTTCTCCAAGTGGAGATGCTGATGACATCGATTTAAAATATACCGATTCTGGGAGGATTACCGCTAATCTGATTAGCCCGAAAATGCTAGATTATTCGACTGTTGAATATCCTTTTACAGAGTTTCCAAAAGGAATCCATTTAACCTTGTATGATAAAAAAGGCAAGGAAACTTATATCAATGCAAAATATGCTGTGTCACATAAAGCAACCAATATTATTGATTTGCAAGACAGTGTAAAAATATCCAATCAAAATGGAGATATGCTCGAAACAGAGCAATTGTACTATGACCAAAAAAACGAATGGTTTTTTACCGAAAAAAAGTTTAAATTTACCTCACCAAAAGGAGTTTCCTATGGCGAAGGAATTGATTTTAGTAAAGACTTCAAAAAAGTAAACTCACAAAAAATATCTGGAGAAGTCCAATCAGAATAA
- a CDS encoding type III pantothenate kinase yields MLLTIDVGNTRIKAAVFEQNTLIELFIFEQEALLNKIHFLMHQYPKIVNLVVASVGNVEKDLFLSIEDRVTIHFITHESKFPFTNLYSTPTTLGIDRMVLASGAVLQFPNQNRLVIDAGTCITYDFIDTNDQYLGGAIAPGIRLRYESLHHQTAKLPLLQKKHPEDYIGNSTQESIHSGVINGVAFEIDGFIEQYKTQYAKFIIILTGGDAEFLAMRLKNTIFANSNFLLESLNQTFQYNQND; encoded by the coding sequence ATGCTTTTAACCATTGATGTTGGAAATACGCGAATCAAAGCTGCTGTCTTTGAACAAAATACGTTGATAGAACTTTTTATTTTTGAGCAAGAGGCGCTTTTAAATAAGATTCATTTCTTAATGCATCAGTATCCAAAAATTGTGAATTTAGTAGTTGCTTCTGTTGGAAATGTAGAGAAAGACCTTTTTTTATCGATAGAAGACCGCGTTACAATTCATTTTATAACTCACGAAAGCAAATTCCCCTTTACCAATTTATACAGTACCCCAACAACCCTAGGAATTGATAGAATGGTTTTGGCATCAGGAGCTGTTTTGCAATTTCCTAATCAAAATCGTTTGGTTATTGATGCTGGGACTTGTATCACTTATGATTTTATAGATACCAATGACCAGTATCTAGGTGGTGCTATTGCTCCAGGTATTAGATTGCGTTATGAATCTTTGCATCATCAAACTGCTAAATTGCCTTTATTACAAAAAAAACATCCTGAAGATTATATTGGGAATTCTACCCAAGAATCTATTCATTCGGGAGTAATTAACGGTGTTGCATTTGAAATTGATGGATTTATAGAGCAATACAAAACCCAATACGCTAAATTTATCATAATTTTAACGGGAGGCGACGCAGAATTTTTGGCTATGCGATTAAAAAATACCATATTTGCCAATTCTAATTTTCTTCTGGAAAGTTTGAACCAAACATTTCAATACAATCAAAATGATTAA
- a CDS encoding thioredoxin family protein, with protein sequence MKKVAITLFLILGSLTIQAQELTWQTDMNKAMEISKKSKKPLFLFFTGSDWCGWCMRLQNEVFKTPEFAKWAKDNVVLVELDFPRRTPQLPEIQRQNSELQQTFAVQGYPTVWFVNASKKDGKINLEKIGSTGYLAGGPNAWLAAANQILSGKKS encoded by the coding sequence ATGAAAAAAGTAGCTATCACTTTATTCCTAATCTTAGGATCGTTAACCATACAAGCACAAGAGTTAACATGGCAAACTGATATGAACAAAGCAATGGAGATTTCAAAAAAATCTAAAAAACCATTATTCTTATTTTTTACAGGGAGCGATTGGTGCGGTTGGTGCATGCGTTTGCAAAATGAAGTATTTAAAACACCAGAATTTGCAAAATGGGCAAAAGACAATGTGGTTTTAGTCGAACTAGATTTTCCAAGAAGAACTCCACAACTGCCAGAAATTCAAAGACAAAATTCAGAATTGCAACAAACTTTTGCTGTACAAGGATATCCAACAGTTTGGTTTGTTAACGCAAGCAAAAAAGACGGAAAAATAAACCTTGAAAAAATAGGAAGTACTGGTTATCTTGCTGGTGGCCCTAATGCTTGGTTAGCTGCAGCCAATCAAATTCTATCAGGAAAAAAATCATAA
- a CDS encoding peptide MFS transporter, translated as MSETAVKTGHPKGLWVLFGTEMWERFNFYGMRAILTLFLVNSLMMKEEDASLIYGGFLGLCYLTPMLGGFISDRFFGNRNCILLGGLMMALGQFLLFFSASIFGSNIGLANTLMWTALGIIIFGNGFFKPNISSMVGSLYPKQEKSKLDTAFTIFYMGINLGAFLGQLICPIVGDVKTADGIRDIHAFKWGFLAASTAMLIGTAVFYFLKNKYVITPEGRPLGGLPKHNVSEDYEEGESQKAVFSQKALMGAVVAFFVLGAFFHFVVNQNWIYTVIYSSGITLAGLIVSDSSLTKVERDRIFVIYIVAFFIIFFWAAFEQAGSSLTFIADNQCDRNFFGYNMPPSMVQIFNGLFVVAFAVPFSMLWDYLRSKDREPISPVKQAVGLGLIALSYFIIAHNVKDLGNNGLLAIKWLILLYLIQTCAELCLSPIGLSLVGKLSPKRFSSLLYGVFFLSNASGYALAGTLGSILPATGDKFNKAKELGIDLQGVLDKKITPTAEQLKLLADNQITDHNPIFAGFEIHNLFEFFMVFVVLTGLAALILLALTPVLKKMMHGVR; from the coding sequence ATGAGTGAAACAGCTGTAAAAACAGGACATCCAAAAGGACTTTGGGTATTATTTGGAACAGAAATGTGGGAAAGGTTCAACTTCTACGGAATGAGAGCTATCTTAACATTATTCCTTGTAAATTCTTTAATGATGAAAGAAGAAGATGCTTCTTTAATCTACGGAGGATTTCTAGGACTTTGTTACTTAACACCAATGTTGGGCGGATTCATTTCTGACCGCTTCTTCGGGAACAGAAACTGTATTTTATTAGGAGGTTTGATGATGGCTTTGGGACAATTCTTATTGTTCTTTAGTGCTTCTATTTTTGGCTCAAATATAGGATTAGCAAATACTTTAATGTGGACGGCTTTGGGAATTATCATTTTCGGAAATGGATTCTTTAAACCAAACATTTCAAGTATGGTGGGAAGTTTGTACCCAAAACAAGAAAAAAGTAAACTAGATACAGCCTTTACCATTTTCTATATGGGAATCAATTTAGGAGCTTTCTTAGGACAATTAATTTGCCCTATCGTTGGAGATGTTAAAACAGCAGACGGAATTAGAGATATCCATGCTTTCAAATGGGGATTCTTAGCAGCATCAACAGCGATGTTAATCGGTACAGCCGTATTTTATTTCCTTAAAAATAAATATGTAATAACCCCTGAAGGTAGACCATTAGGAGGATTACCAAAACATAATGTTTCTGAAGACTATGAAGAAGGAGAATCTCAAAAAGCAGTCTTCTCTCAAAAAGCTTTAATGGGAGCGGTAGTGGCCTTTTTTGTTTTAGGTGCCTTTTTCCATTTTGTAGTAAATCAAAACTGGATATACACAGTTATATATTCAAGTGGTATCACGTTAGCAGGATTAATCGTTTCCGATTCCTCATTGACAAAAGTAGAACGCGATAGAATTTTTGTAATATACATTGTCGCTTTCTTTATCATTTTCTTTTGGGCAGCCTTTGAACAAGCAGGTTCTTCATTAACCTTTATTGCAGATAACCAATGTGACAGAAACTTCTTTGGATACAACATGCCACCATCAATGGTTCAAATCTTTAACGGATTATTCGTTGTAGCCTTCGCAGTTCCGTTTAGTATGCTTTGGGATTATTTAAGAAGTAAAGACAGAGAGCCAATTTCACCAGTTAAACAAGCCGTTGGTTTAGGATTAATTGCCTTGAGTTATTTTATCATCGCTCACAATGTAAAAGATTTAGGAAACAACGGACTTCTAGCCATAAAATGGTTAATCCTTTTATATTTAATTCAAACTTGTGCCGAACTTTGTTTATCACCAATCGGATTGTCTTTAGTGGGTAAATTATCCCCAAAACGTTTCTCTTCTTTATTGTATGGAGTATTCTTTTTATCCAATGCTTCAGGGTATGCTTTAGCAGGAACTCTAGGTTCTATCTTACCAGCTACTGGAGATAAATTCAACAAAGCAAAAGAATTAGGTATCGATTTACAAGGTGTTCTTGATAAAAAAATCACGCCAACAGCTGAACAATTAAAATTATTAGCCGACAATCAAATTACCGATCATAACCCAATTTTTGCTGGATTTGAAATCCACAATCTGTTTGAATTCTTTATGGTATTTGTGGTGTTAACTGGATTGGCAGCTTTAATCCTTTTAGCCTTAACACCAGTATTGAAAAAAATGATGCACGGTGTGAGATAA